A genomic region of Xanthomonas fragariae contains the following coding sequences:
- the xth gene encoding exodeoxyribonuclease III: MKIASWNVNSLNVRLPHLQQWLGTFAPDVVGIQETKLEDHKFPDAALAALGYRSVFCGQKTYNGVAILSRLPALDVQMGIPGFDDVQQRVIAATVDGVRIVNLYVVNGQDVGTDKYAYKLRWLAAVHDWLAQELQTYPQLVVLGDFNIAPDARDVHDAAVWDEHHILTSTAERAALQKLLAVGLHDAFRLHHDEAEQFSWWDYRQAGFRRNLGLRIDLTLVSDALRARVVESGIDREPRTWERPSDHAPAWVQLAAAEAGA; encoded by the coding sequence ATGAAGATTGCCTCCTGGAACGTCAACTCGCTCAACGTGCGCCTGCCGCACCTGCAACAGTGGCTGGGCACGTTCGCGCCCGACGTGGTCGGCATCCAGGAAACCAAGCTGGAAGACCACAAATTTCCAGATGCGGCGCTCGCGGCGTTGGGCTATCGCAGCGTGTTTTGCGGGCAGAAGACCTACAACGGCGTGGCGATCCTGTCGCGCTTGCCGGCGCTGGACGTGCAGATGGGCATCCCCGGTTTCGATGACGTGCAGCAGCGCGTCATCGCTGCCACTGTCGATGGCGTGCGCATCGTCAACCTATACGTGGTCAACGGCCAGGACGTGGGTACGGACAAATACGCCTACAAGCTGCGCTGGCTCGCCGCGGTGCACGATTGGCTGGCGCAGGAACTGCAAACGTACCCGCAACTGGTCGTGCTGGGCGACTTCAACATCGCCCCGGATGCGCGCGATGTGCACGATGCGGCGGTGTGGGACGAGCACCACATCCTCACGTCCACTGCCGAGCGCGCCGCGCTGCAGAAGTTGCTCGCGGTGGGCCTGCATGATGCGTTTCGTCTGCACCACGACGAGGCCGAGCAGTTCAGCTGGTGGGATTATCGCCAGGCTGGGTTCCGCCGCAATCTCGGCCTGCGTATCGATCTGACCCTGGTGTCGGACGCCTTGCGCGCACGCGTAGTGGAATCAGGCATCGATCGCGAGCCACGCACCTGGGAGCGCCCCAGCGATCACGCACCGGCATGGGTGCAGCTTGCGGCAGCGGAGGCCGGCGCATGA
- a CDS encoding cation acetate symporter has translation MSKYSRLLLILAGLMPAGIALAAGGDIGQVDKQPTNWVAIGMFGFFVLGTLWITKWAAKKTRSVSDFYTAGGGITGFQNGLAIAGDYMSAASFLGITAAVMTNGYDGLIYAIGFLVGWPILTFLMAERLRNLGKYTFADVAGYRFAPTGIRSFAASGTLVVVLFYLIAQLVGAGALIKLLFGLDYWIAVTLVGLLMMVYVLFGGMTATTWVQIIKAVLLLTGVTFMAVAIMWHFNFSFEALFAEGVRVKTAIAANGGASPQDAAAAGLSIMGPGGFVKDPISAISFGMALMFGTAGLPHILMRFFTVPDAKQARKSVLWATTWIGYFYILIFIIGFGAIALVLTNPQYADVATGTIHGGKGAANMAAVLVGNAVGGNVFMGFISAVAFATILAVVAGLTLSGASAVSHDLYATVIKKGNPAPGSELKVSRITTLILGAIAVLLGIVFEKQNVAFMVSLAFAIAASANFPVLILSLLWKNCTTRGAVIGGFLGLVSSLLLTVLSPSVWVDTLGNAAGSAPFPYTSPALFSVTIGFVGIWLFSILDRSPQAATERAAFKAQQIRAETGLGATGPSGH, from the coding sequence ATGAGCAAGTATTCGCGCCTTCTTCTGATTCTGGCCGGTCTGATGCCGGCGGGCATCGCGCTTGCGGCCGGCGGTGACATCGGCCAGGTCGACAAGCAGCCCACCAATTGGGTGGCGATCGGTATGTTCGGCTTCTTCGTGCTGGGCACCTTGTGGATCACCAAGTGGGCGGCCAAGAAAACCCGCTCGGTTTCGGACTTCTACACTGCCGGCGGCGGCATCACCGGTTTCCAGAACGGCCTGGCGATCGCCGGCGACTACATGTCGGCGGCCTCGTTCCTGGGCATTACCGCGGCGGTGATGACCAACGGCTACGACGGCCTGATCTATGCGATCGGCTTTCTGGTGGGTTGGCCGATCCTGACCTTCCTGATGGCCGAACGGTTGCGCAACCTCGGCAAGTACACCTTCGCCGACGTGGCCGGTTATCGTTTCGCACCGACGGGGATCCGCAGCTTTGCCGCGTCCGGCACGCTAGTGGTGGTGCTGTTCTATTTGATCGCACAACTGGTCGGCGCCGGTGCGTTGATCAAGCTGCTGTTCGGTCTGGATTACTGGATCGCAGTGACGCTGGTCGGCCTGTTGATGATGGTCTACGTGCTGTTCGGCGGCATGACCGCAACCACCTGGGTGCAGATCATCAAGGCAGTGCTGCTGCTGACCGGCGTGACCTTCATGGCGGTGGCGATCATGTGGCACTTCAACTTCAGCTTCGAAGCGCTGTTTGCAGAAGGTGTGCGGGTGAAGACGGCCATTGCGGCCAACGGCGGTGCATCGCCGCAGGATGCAGCGGCAGCCGGTTTGTCGATCATGGGGCCGGGCGGCTTCGTGAAGGATCCGATCTCGGCGATCTCGTTCGGTATGGCACTGATGTTCGGTACCGCCGGTCTGCCGCACATCCTGATGCGCTTCTTCACCGTTCCAGATGCCAAGCAGGCGCGTAAGTCGGTGCTGTGGGCCACTACCTGGATCGGCTACTTCTACATCCTGATCTTCATCATCGGCTTCGGTGCGATCGCGCTGGTGCTGACCAACCCGCAGTACGCCGATGTCGCCACCGGCACCATCCACGGCGGCAAAGGTGCGGCCAACATGGCGGCAGTGCTGGTCGGCAACGCGGTTGGCGGTAACGTGTTCATGGGCTTCATCTCCGCGGTGGCCTTCGCCACCATCTTGGCAGTGGTCGCAGGCCTGACCCTGTCCGGTGCCTCGGCGGTGTCGCATGATCTGTATGCCACGGTGATCAAGAAGGGCAATCCGGCCCCGGGCTCGGAGCTCAAGGTCTCGCGCATCACAACCCTGATCCTGGGGGCGATTGCGGTGCTGCTGGGCATCGTGTTCGAGAAGCAGAACGTGGCCTTCATGGTGTCGCTGGCATTCGCCATCGCCGCCTCGGCCAACTTCCCGGTGCTGATCCTCTCCTTGTTGTGGAAGAACTGCACGACCCGTGGCGCGGTGATTGGCGGCTTCCTGGGCCTGGTCTCCTCCCTGCTGCTCACCGTGCTGTCGCCGTCGGTGTGGGTGGACACGCTGGGGAATGCAGCCGGCTCGGCGCCGTTCCCATACACCTCGCCGGCGCTGTTCTCGGTGACCATTGGCTTTGTCGGCATCTGGCTGTTCTCGATCCTGGATCGCAGCCCGCAGGCGGCCACCGAACGTGCCGCATTCAAGGCGCAGCAGATCCGTGCCGAAACCGGCTTAGGGGCCACCGGACCGTCGGGTCACTGA
- a CDS encoding DUF485 domain-containing protein — translation MTVSNDVLIAKIDANPKYHALKRQRNALGWTLTVLMLLAYFGYIGLIAFDKTFLATPIGDGVTSIGIPIAIGVMVFTIIITAIYVRRANNTYDQLTAQILEEARK, via the coding sequence ATGACCGTCTCGAATGACGTGTTGATCGCCAAGATCGATGCCAATCCGAAGTACCACGCACTCAAGCGTCAGCGTAATGCGCTGGGCTGGACACTCACCGTGCTGATGTTGCTGGCCTATTTCGGCTACATCGGCCTGATCGCCTTCGACAAGACGTTTCTTGCCACACCAATCGGCGATGGGGTGACATCGATCGGCATCCCGATCGCCATCGGGGTGATGGTGTTCACCATCATCATCACCGCCATTTACGTGCGTCGCGCCAACAACACCTATGACCAGCTGACCGCGCAGATCCTGGAGGAAGCCCGCAAATGA
- a CDS encoding DcaP family trimeric outer membrane transporter, whose translation MKHRTAPMVRHPLAAALCVATILPGVALAQTPRERALEARIAELERQVYLLVSAQQQQQSQIAQTQTQVSEVRSLQAQAPAAPVVPAGKKPIQLSSITPNALPGTTFRFGGFIKADFMTTRTSDGALPEGAVGRYLYIPTQTPVGGQASSTDTDFHAKFSRFNLGVDTVTENGDKLTGFIELDFFGNALASQVNNLYGGTLRHAYMSWNNWLAGQTWSNFIDATILPEAADIVGPTDGALFSRQTQIRYTRGAFSVSAENPEILTTPYQGGNTLLASDHGVMPDLTARYNWKGTWGTFGLSAIARQYRTRSALTNDTDFGGAIAGGGRWIINSSNDLRYQLSYGEGLGRYLGLGNGSDVELDVDGNIHTVTTVAGWVAWRHDYSARLRSTIMYSRVDYDHALANTGALASASQQSLRTNIFYSPLPKVDVGAELMYGRREAENGDSGDISRLQFTTKYSF comes from the coding sequence ATGAAACACCGTACTGCACCGATGGTGCGCCATCCGTTGGCGGCTGCCTTATGTGTGGCCACCATCCTGCCGGGCGTGGCGTTGGCGCAAACGCCCAGGGAAAGGGCGCTGGAAGCGCGCATTGCCGAGCTTGAGCGTCAGGTCTACTTGCTGGTGTCCGCGCAGCAGCAACAGCAGAGCCAGATTGCCCAGACGCAGACCCAGGTCAGCGAGGTGCGCAGCTTGCAAGCGCAGGCACCGGCCGCGCCTGTGGTGCCGGCCGGCAAAAAGCCGATCCAGCTGAGCAGCATCACGCCGAACGCGTTGCCGGGGACAACGTTTCGTTTTGGCGGTTTTATCAAGGCCGACTTCATGACCACCCGCACCTCCGACGGTGCATTGCCTGAGGGCGCGGTGGGGCGGTACCTGTACATCCCGACGCAGACGCCGGTCGGTGGACAGGCCTCCAGCACCGACACCGATTTTCATGCCAAGTTTTCGCGCTTCAACCTGGGCGTGGACACGGTCACCGAAAACGGCGACAAGCTCACCGGCTTCATCGAACTGGATTTCTTCGGTAACGCCTTGGCCAGCCAGGTCAATAATCTGTACGGCGGCACTTTGCGCCATGCCTACATGAGCTGGAACAACTGGCTGGCCGGCCAGACCTGGTCCAACTTCATCGATGCCACGATTCTGCCCGAGGCAGCCGACATCGTCGGGCCGACCGACGGGGCGCTGTTCAGCCGTCAGACCCAGATTCGTTACACCCGTGGAGCCTTCAGCGTGTCGGCGGAAAATCCAGAAATCCTGACCACGCCCTACCAGGGCGGCAACACCCTCCTGGCCTCGGACCATGGCGTGATGCCGGACCTGACCGCGCGCTACAACTGGAAGGGCACCTGGGGCACGTTCGGGCTGTCGGCGATCGCGCGTCAGTACCGCACGCGTAGCGCGTTGACCAACGACACCGACTTCGGCGGCGCCATTGCCGGCGGCGGTCGCTGGATCATCAATTCCAGCAACGATCTGCGTTATCAGCTCAGCTACGGCGAAGGTCTTGGCCGCTATCTTGGCCTGGGCAACGGCTCGGATGTGGAACTCGATGTGGACGGCAACATCCACACCGTCACCACCGTGGCCGGCTGGGTGGCGTGGCGGCACGATTACAGCGCCAGGCTGCGCAGCACGATCATGTATTCGCGGGTGGATTACGACCACGCGTTGGCCAACACCGGCGCGTTGGCGAGCGCGTCGCAACAGAGCCTGCGCACCAACATCTTCTATTCGCCGCTGCCCAAGGTGGATGTGGGTGCAGAGCTGATGTATGGCCGTCGCGAAGCCGAAAACGGCGACAGCGGCGATATCTCGCGCCTGCAATTCACTACCAAGTACAGCTTCTAG
- the acs gene encoding acetate--CoA ligase: protein MADVYPVDPAFAADARVTREQYATLYRESIEHPEQFWGKAAQRLEWFKQPTHVKDVSFALDDFHIRWFDDGELNASVNCLDRQLATRGDKTALLFEPDSPDAASYPVTYRQLYERVCKLGNALRNLGVKKGDRVTIYLPMIVDAAVAMLACARIGAVHSVVFGGFAANSIADRVIDCQSKLIITADEGLRGGKKIPLKANVDAALKNLATNTVETVLVVRHTGGAVDMQAPRDRWFHNVVNGQPIECEPERMNAEDPLFILYTSGSTGKPKGVLHTTAGYLLFASYTHEVVFDLREDDIYWCTADVGWVTGHSYIVYGPLANGATAVMFEGVPNHPNVSRFWDVIDKHQVSLFYTAPTAIRALMRDGEAPVKKTSRKSLRLLGSVGEPINPEAWRWYYEVVGDSRCPIVDTWWQTETGGILISPLAGAVDLKPGSATLPFFGVQPALVDAEGKILEGATEGNLVLLDSWPGQMRSVYGDHQRFIDTYFHTYPGSYFTGDGCRRDADGYYWITGRVDDVINVSGHRIGTAEVESALVSHPKVAEAAVVGFPHDVKGQGIYAYVTLIAGQTPSEELHKELVSWVRKEIGPIASPDRLQWAPGLPKTRSGKIMRRILRKIAENAPDQLGDTSTLADPSVVDSLVRERLTR from the coding sequence ATGGCTGATGTTTATCCCGTCGATCCCGCGTTCGCCGCCGATGCGCGCGTCACGCGCGAGCAGTACGCAACGCTGTACCGCGAGTCGATCGAACACCCCGAGCAGTTCTGGGGCAAGGCCGCGCAGCGGCTGGAATGGTTCAAGCAGCCCACCCACGTGAAGGATGTCAGCTTCGCGCTGGACGACTTCCATATCCGCTGGTTCGACGATGGCGAACTCAATGCCAGTGTCAATTGCCTGGATCGCCAGCTGGCCACCCGCGGCGACAAGACCGCGTTGTTGTTCGAACCCGACAGCCCGGATGCCGCGTCGTACCCGGTCACCTATCGTCAGTTGTACGAGCGCGTCTGCAAGCTCGGCAATGCGCTGCGCAACCTTGGCGTCAAGAAAGGCGACCGGGTCACTATCTATCTGCCGATGATCGTCGATGCGGCCGTGGCCATGCTCGCCTGCGCACGCATCGGTGCAGTGCACTCGGTGGTATTCGGTGGCTTTGCCGCCAATTCGATCGCCGATCGCGTGATCGATTGCCAGAGCAAGCTGATCATCACCGCCGACGAAGGTTTGCGTGGCGGCAAGAAGATTCCGCTCAAGGCCAACGTTGATGCAGCACTGAAAAATCTCGCCACCAACACGGTGGAAACAGTGCTGGTGGTGCGTCACACCGGTGGTGCGGTGGACATGCAGGCGCCGCGCGATCGCTGGTTCCATAATGTGGTCAACGGCCAGCCGATCGAGTGCGAACCCGAGCGCATGAACGCCGAAGACCCGTTGTTCATCCTCTACACCTCCGGTTCCACTGGTAAGCCCAAGGGCGTGCTGCACACCACTGCCGGCTATCTGTTGTTTGCCAGCTACACGCATGAAGTGGTGTTCGACTTGCGCGAGGACGACATCTATTGGTGCACCGCCGATGTGGGCTGGGTCACCGGCCACAGCTACATCGTCTACGGCCCGCTCGCCAACGGCGCCACCGCGGTGATGTTCGAAGGCGTGCCGAACCACCCGAATGTGTCGCGCTTCTGGGACGTGATCGACAAGCATCAGGTCAGCTTGTTCTACACCGCGCCCACCGCGATCCGCGCGCTGATGCGCGATGGCGAAGCGCCGGTCAAGAAAACCTCGCGCAAGAGTCTGCGCCTGCTTGGCAGCGTCGGCGAGCCGATCAATCCGGAAGCCTGGCGCTGGTATTACGAAGTGGTCGGCGACAGCCGTTGCCCGATCGTGGACACTTGGTGGCAGACCGAAACCGGCGGCATCCTGATCTCGCCGCTGGCTGGTGCAGTCGATCTCAAACCCGGCTCGGCAACGCTACCGTTTTTCGGCGTGCAACCGGCCCTGGTCGATGCCGAGGGCAAGATTCTGGAAGGCGCCACCGAAGGCAATCTGGTGCTGCTGGATTCGTGGCCGGGCCAGATGCGTAGCGTCTACGGCGACCATCAGCGTTTCATCGACACCTACTTCCACACCTATCCGGGCAGCTACTTCACCGGCGACGGCTGCCGCCGCGATGCCGATGGCTATTACTGGATCACCGGCCGCGTGGACGATGTGATCAACGTGTCCGGCCACCGCATCGGTACCGCCGAAGTGGAAAGCGCGCTGGTCTCACACCCGAAGGTCGCCGAAGCGGCAGTTGTCGGCTTCCCGCATGACGTCAAGGGCCAGGGCATCTACGCCTACGTGACCCTGATCGCTGGCCAGACCCCAAGCGAGGAACTGCACAAGGAATTGGTGAGCTGGGTGCGCAAGGAGATCGGCCCGATCGCCTCGCCCGATCGCCTGCAGTGGGCTCCGGGCCTACCCAAGACCCGCTCGGGCAAGATCATGCGCCGCATCCTGCGCAAGATCGCCGAGAACGCCCCGGATCAACTGGGCGACACCTCGACCCTGGCCGATCCCTCGGTGGTGGACTCGCTGGTGAGAGAACGACTAACGCGCTGA
- a CDS encoding response regulator transcription factor, with the protein MPTLLIADDHPLFREALRGAVQRVMPGVQLFEADTVDALYTLADAQPDADLLLMDLNMPGAQGFSALVHMRSLHPQLPVVVVSAREEPTVMRRAIDHGAFGFIPKSADSDTIGRALATVLDGERWIPAEAQNLPPTDSEEREVGQRLRDLTPQQFRVLQMLGAGRLNKQIAYDLGVSEATIKAHVTAILRKLGVTNRTQAVLMAGKLAIDADGIVLPPPEED; encoded by the coding sequence ATGCCCACCCTGCTGATCGCCGACGACCATCCCTTGTTCCGTGAAGCTCTGCGCGGGGCGGTGCAGCGCGTGATGCCGGGGGTGCAGCTGTTCGAAGCCGACACGGTGGATGCGTTGTACACCTTGGCCGATGCGCAACCGGATGCCGATCTATTGTTAATGGATCTCAATATGCCGGGCGCGCAGGGATTCAGTGCGTTGGTGCACATGCGTTCGTTGCATCCGCAGTTGCCGGTGGTGGTGGTGTCGGCGCGCGAAGAGCCTACGGTGATGCGGCGTGCAATCGACCATGGCGCGTTCGGGTTCATTCCCAAATCCGCCGATTCGGACACCATTGGTCGCGCCTTGGCCACGGTGCTCGATGGCGAGCGCTGGATCCCGGCCGAGGCGCAGAACCTGCCGCCCACCGACAGCGAAGAACGCGAAGTGGGCCAGCGCCTGCGCGATCTCACACCGCAACAATTCCGCGTGTTGCAGATGCTCGGCGCCGGGCGTCTCAACAAGCAGATCGCCTACGATCTGGGCGTGTCCGAAGCCACCATCAAGGCGCATGTCACTGCGATCCTGCGCAAGCTCGGCGTCACCAACCGCACCCAGGCGGTGCTGATGGCCGGCAAGCTCGCCATCGATGCCGACGGCATCGTACTGCCGCCGCCCGAAGAAGACTGA
- a CDS encoding aldo/keto reductase, with protein sequence MTRQRLGTTNVQLPALGFGAAPIGNLYTEVDEGQALDAVAGAFQAGIGHFDTAPYYGYGLSETRLGRGLAGVPRRAYTLSTKVGRCLYDDAQATPGHDGFAVAGRRAAFDYSADGVRRAFAASLKRLGTDYIDVLLLHDIGALTHGDNHAQVLRQALEEALPAMAELKAAGTCGAIGLGVNEQEVALEVLTRFPLDCVMLAGRYTLLEQHGAGALLDQAQQRNVAILSAGPYSSGLLSDARGPGATYNYAPVDGATLQHAQRLYAACAAFDVDIGAAALQFPLAHPAVTTVVAGMRTVAEVQSATTRLHAPIPPELWQRLRDGGLLGADLPTP encoded by the coding sequence ATTACGCGGCAGCGTCTGGGCACCACCAACGTGCAACTCCCGGCCTTGGGCTTTGGTGCGGCGCCGATCGGCAATCTGTATACGGAGGTCGACGAGGGCCAGGCGCTAGACGCCGTGGCTGGCGCGTTCCAGGCCGGCATCGGCCATTTCGATACCGCGCCTTACTATGGCTACGGGCTCAGCGAGACGCGCCTGGGCCGTGGTCTGGCCGGTGTGCCGCGCAGGGCCTATACGTTGTCGACCAAGGTCGGCCGCTGCCTCTACGACGATGCGCAGGCAACCCCGGGGCACGACGGCTTTGCGGTGGCGGGCCGCCGCGCCGCGTTCGACTACAGCGCCGACGGTGTGCGGCGCGCGTTCGCCGCCAGCCTGAAGCGCCTCGGCACCGACTACATCGATGTGCTGCTGTTGCACGACATCGGTGCGCTCACCCACGGCGACAACCACGCCCAAGTGCTGCGCCAGGCCTTGGAGGAGGCTTTGCCGGCAATGGCGGAGCTGAAGGCGGCCGGTACCTGCGGGGCGATCGGGCTGGGCGTCAACGAGCAGGAGGTGGCGCTGGAGGTGCTGACGCGGTTTCCGCTCGACTGCGTAATGCTGGCCGGCCGCTACACGCTGCTGGAACAGCACGGCGCGGGAGCGCTGCTCGACCAGGCGCAGCAACGTAACGTGGCGATCCTGTCGGCAGGCCCGTACAGTTCGGGCCTGCTCAGCGATGCACGCGGCCCTGGCGCGACCTACAACTACGCGCCCGTCGACGGCGCCACCTTGCAGCACGCGCAGCGTCTGTACGCAGCCTGCGCGGCGTTCGATGTGGACATCGGCGCGGCGGCGTTGCAGTTCCCGCTCGCGCATCCGGCGGTAACCACGGTGGTGGCCGGCATGCGTACCGTGGCCGAGGTGCAATCGGCCACCACGCGCCTGCACGCACCGATTCCACCCGAACTGTGGCAGCGCCTGCGCGATGGCGGCCTGCTCGGTGCGGACCTGCCCACGCCATGA
- a CDS encoding amidohydrolase family protein, whose amino-acid sequence MSRVDAHLHFWQLARGDYGWLTPELAPLYRDFGPDDVGDALDAADVDSVVVVQAAATEAETCYLFELARADARIAGVVGWVDFAAPDAPERIDALVQAGGGLLKGLRPMVQDIVDVQWLAQPELDAAFDALLAHDLAFDALIRSVHVPALQMRLKRHPGLRVVVDHGGKPHIAAGEFVAWAAGMAALAQHPNVHCKLSGLLTEAARGAGAQALEPYVAHLLARLGPQRVLWGSDWPVLTQRADYAQWFEIAQHLVTQHADGHAAAIFGDNARTFYRLPRPAAPTHGTSSV is encoded by the coding sequence ATGAGCCGCGTCGACGCGCACCTGCATTTCTGGCAGCTGGCCCGTGGCGATTATGGCTGGCTGACGCCCGAGCTGGCGCCGCTGTATCGCGACTTCGGCCCCGATGACGTCGGCGATGCATTGGACGCGGCCGATGTCGATAGCGTCGTAGTGGTGCAAGCCGCCGCGACCGAGGCCGAGACCTGTTACCTGTTCGAGCTGGCACGCGCCGATGCGCGCATTGCCGGGGTGGTTGGTTGGGTGGATTTCGCCGCGCCCGATGCCCCCGAGCGCATCGATGCGCTGGTGCAGGCCGGTGGTGGTTTGCTCAAAGGTCTGCGCCCGATGGTGCAGGACATCGTCGATGTGCAATGGCTGGCCCAGCCCGAATTGGACGCCGCATTCGACGCACTGCTCGCGCACGATCTGGCCTTCGACGCCTTGATCCGCAGCGTGCATGTGCCTGCGTTGCAGATGCGTTTGAAGCGTCATCCGGGCTTGCGCGTGGTCGTCGATCACGGCGGCAAACCGCACATCGCCGCCGGCGAATTCGTCGCCTGGGCGGCCGGCATGGCCGCGTTGGCGCAGCATCCCAACGTCCATTGCAAGCTGTCCGGCCTGCTCACCGAAGCGGCGCGTGGCGCCGGCGCGCAGGCGCTGGAGCCGTATGTCGCGCATCTGTTAGCGCGCTTGGGCCCGCAGCGTGTGCTATGGGGCAGCGACTGGCCGGTGCTGACCCAGCGCGCCGATTACGCGCAGTGGTTCGAGATCGCGCAACACTTGGTCACCCAACACGCCGACGGCCACGCCGCGGCGATCTTCGGCGACAACGCACGCACGTTCTATCGTCTGCCACGGCCGGCGGCCCCCACCCATGGAACCTCTTCGGTATGA
- a CDS encoding SDR family oxidoreductase: MTVSISTTPNDRLRGKRCLITAAGAGIGRESALACARAGAQVIATDIDAAALQALAAESDAIATQPLDVTDASAIAALISAHGPFDVLFNCAGFVHQGSILDCDEPAWRRSFSINIDAMYYTCKAVLPGMLERGHGSIINMSSVASSIKGVPNRFVYGVTKAAVIGLSKAIATDYVAQGVRCNAICPGTIKTPSLGQRVQALGGNEQAVWKNFTDRQPMGRLGEAREIAQLVVYLASDESSFTTGQTHIIDGGWSN; the protein is encoded by the coding sequence ATGACTGTCTCGATCTCTACCACTCCCAACGATCGCTTGCGCGGCAAGCGCTGCCTGATCACCGCTGCCGGCGCCGGTATCGGCCGCGAAAGCGCGCTGGCCTGCGCACGCGCCGGGGCGCAGGTGATCGCCACCGATATCGACGCCGCTGCATTGCAGGCGTTGGCCGCCGAATCGGATGCGATCGCCACGCAGCCGCTCGACGTCACCGACGCCTCCGCGATTGCCGCGCTCATCTCTGCGCACGGCCCGTTCGATGTGTTGTTCAACTGCGCCGGCTTCGTGCACCAGGGCAGCATTCTCGACTGCGACGAACCGGCGTGGCGCCGCTCGTTCTCGATCAACATCGATGCGATGTACTACACCTGCAAGGCGGTGCTGCCGGGCATGCTCGAACGCGGCCACGGCAGCATTATCAACATGTCCTCGGTCGCCTCCAGCATCAAGGGCGTGCCGAACCGCTTCGTCTATGGCGTCACCAAGGCCGCGGTGATCGGCTTGAGCAAGGCGATCGCCACCGATTACGTGGCCCAGGGCGTGCGCTGCAACGCGATCTGTCCGGGCACCATCAAGACACCGTCGCTGGGTCAGCGGGTCCAGGCGCTGGGTGGCAACGAACAAGCGGTGTGGAAGAACTTCACCGACCGCCAGCCGATGGGACGCCTGGGCGAGGCGCGCGAAATCGCGCAGCTGGTGGTGTACCTGGCTTCGGACGAGTCATCGTTCACCACTGGCCAGACCCACATCATCGATGGCGGCTGGTCCAACTGA
- a CDS encoding fumarylacetoacetate hydrolase family protein: MKLVRVGAHGQERPGLIDSEGRIRDLSGMIDDVAGQHLTKAGLDKLRALDVSTLPLIEGDVRYGAAVGQIGKFICVGLNYADHAAESGMEVPKMPILFMKATTAVTGPNDIVIIPRGSVKSDWEVELGVVIGDIARDVSVDDALAHVAGYAVINDLSEREFQLEHGGQWVKGKSADTFGPIGPWLVTRDEVPDPQHLSMWLEVNGHRYQNGSTRTMVFGVAELVSHISRYMTLMPGDVISTGTPPGVGLGQKPPVYLKPGDVMELEIEGLGRQRQPVVAHPRDAT; the protein is encoded by the coding sequence ATGAAACTCGTACGCGTTGGCGCCCACGGCCAGGAACGTCCCGGCTTGATCGATAGCGAAGGCCGCATCCGCGATTTGAGCGGCATGATCGACGATGTGGCCGGCCAGCACCTCACCAAAGCCGGCTTGGACAAACTGCGCGCACTGGATGTCTCCACGCTGCCGCTGATCGAAGGCGATGTGCGTTATGGCGCTGCGGTCGGGCAGATCGGCAAGTTCATCTGCGTCGGTTTGAATTACGCCGACCACGCCGCCGAATCGGGCATGGAAGTGCCCAAAATGCCGATCCTTTTCATGAAGGCCACCACTGCGGTGACCGGACCCAACGACATCGTGATCATCCCGCGCGGCTCGGTCAAGAGCGATTGGGAAGTGGAACTGGGTGTGGTGATCGGCGATATCGCGCGCGATGTCTCGGTGGACGACGCGTTGGCGCATGTGGCCGGCTACGCAGTGATCAACGATTTGTCCGAGCGCGAATTCCAGCTCGAACATGGCGGCCAGTGGGTCAAGGGCAAGAGCGCCGATACCTTCGGCCCGATCGGCCCGTGGCTGGTCACCCGCGATGAGGTGCCGGATCCGCAGCACCTGTCGATGTGGCTGGAGGTCAACGGCCACCGCTATCAGAACGGCAGCACCCGCACGATGGTGTTCGGCGTGGCCGAACTGGTCAGCCACATCAGCCGCTACATGACGCTGATGCCGGGCGACGTAATCAGCACCGGCACCCCGCCGGGCGTCGGCCTGGGCCAGAAGCCGCCGGTCTACCTCAAGCCGGGCGACGTGATGGAACTGGAGATCGAAGGCCTGGGTCGTCAGCGCCAGCCAGTGGTGGCGCATCCGCGCGATGCAACCTGA